The Mycolicibacterium hassiacum DSM 44199 genome includes a window with the following:
- the holA gene encoding DNA polymerase III subunit delta, translating to MSDDSRLHLVLGDEELLVERAVAAVLRSARKQAGSDDVPVDRLRAGEVSTHELAELLSPGLFADERVVILESAAEAGKEAVELIADAAADLPAGIVLVVVHSGGGRAKALADQLKKLGAQVHPCARITKPKERADFVRAEFRAHKAKVGDDTIAAILDAVGSDLRELASVCSQLVADTGGEVDVAAVRRYYSGKAEVKGFDIADKAVVGDVAGAAEALRWAMMRGEPIVVLADALAEAVHTIARVAPVSGDPYRLASELGMPPWRVQKAQKQARRWSRASIAEAMRLVAALNADVKGAAADANYALETAVRRVAELAAD from the coding sequence GTGAGCGACGACTCCCGCCTGCATCTGGTGTTGGGTGACGAGGAACTGCTCGTCGAGCGCGCGGTGGCCGCGGTGCTGCGCTCCGCGCGCAAACAGGCCGGCAGCGACGACGTTCCGGTCGACCGGTTGCGCGCCGGTGAGGTCAGCACCCACGAACTCGCCGAGCTGCTCAGCCCCGGGCTGTTCGCCGACGAGCGGGTCGTGATCCTGGAGTCGGCCGCCGAGGCCGGCAAGGAGGCCGTCGAGTTGATCGCCGATGCCGCCGCCGACCTGCCCGCCGGCATCGTGCTGGTCGTGGTGCACTCCGGCGGTGGCCGCGCCAAGGCGCTGGCCGATCAGCTCAAGAAGCTCGGCGCACAGGTGCATCCGTGCGCCCGGATCACCAAACCCAAGGAACGCGCGGATTTCGTGCGCGCCGAGTTCCGGGCGCACAAGGCCAAGGTCGGCGACGACACCATCGCCGCGATCCTGGACGCGGTCGGTTCGGATCTGCGCGAGCTGGCGTCGGTGTGCTCGCAGCTGGTGGCCGACACCGGGGGAGAGGTCGACGTGGCCGCCGTGCGCCGTTACTACTCCGGCAAGGCGGAGGTGAAGGGGTTCGACATCGCCGACAAGGCGGTGGTCGGGGACGTCGCGGGCGCGGCCGAGGCGCTGCGCTGGGCGATGATGCGCGGCGAACCGATCGTGGTGCTGGCCGACGCGCTGGCCGAGGCCGTGCACACCATCGCCCGGGTCGCGCCGGTGTCGGGTGATCCGTACCGGCTGGCCTCGGAGCTGGGCATGCCGCCGTGGCGGGTGCAGAAGGCACAGAAACAGGCGCGGCGCTGGTCGCGCGCCTCGATCGCCGAGGCGATGCGGTTGGTCGCGGCGCTCAACGCCGATGTCAAGGGGGCGGCCGCCGACGCGAACTACGCACTGGAGACCGCGGTACGCCGGGTGGCCGAACTGGCGGCCGACTGA
- a CDS encoding ComEA family DNA-binding protein, with the protein MGTERSAERLQRRAGAESESRSEDTAVDTGPVDVQLSRWLPDTDAGAPRSWLAAVRADPGRAGVIALSVVGAFAVLVTLFTLMRDQPPAVASAHLPPVEPVSSTAARAPGPAGDPAQPVVVSVVGLVHKPGLVTLDPGARIADALAAAGGPLDGADLVGLNMARRVADGEQIVVGIAPPPGQPAVMGSSITPAEAAPAGRAPDAAGATGAGTAGGTTTLDLNTATVEQLDSLPGIGPVTAAAIVAWRDAHGRFTSVEQLAEVDGIGPARLEKLRALVHV; encoded by the coding sequence ATGGGTACCGAACGATCTGCCGAGCGGCTGCAGCGTCGGGCCGGTGCCGAGTCGGAGTCGCGGTCCGAGGACACCGCCGTCGACACCGGCCCGGTGGATGTGCAGCTGTCGCGCTGGCTGCCGGACACCGACGCCGGTGCGCCGCGCAGCTGGCTGGCCGCGGTGCGGGCCGACCCCGGCCGCGCCGGGGTGATCGCGCTGAGCGTTGTCGGCGCGTTCGCGGTGCTGGTCACGTTGTTCACGCTGATGCGTGACCAGCCGCCCGCGGTGGCGTCGGCCCATCTGCCGCCGGTCGAACCGGTTTCGTCGACCGCTGCCCGGGCGCCGGGACCGGCCGGCGATCCGGCTCAGCCCGTCGTGGTCAGCGTGGTCGGGCTGGTGCACAAACCGGGGCTGGTCACGCTCGATCCCGGCGCGCGGATCGCCGACGCGCTCGCCGCCGCCGGCGGTCCGCTCGACGGTGCCGACCTGGTCGGGTTGAACATGGCCCGCCGGGTGGCCGACGGTGAGCAGATCGTCGTCGGCATCGCACCACCGCCCGGCCAGCCGGCGGTGATGGGGTCGTCGATCACCCCCGCTGAGGCCGCCCCGGCCGGCCGCGCCCCCGACGCCGCCGGCGCGACCGGGGCGGGCACCGCCGGCGGAACCACCACCCTCGACCTGAACACCGCCACCGTCGAACAGCTCGACTCGCTGCCCGGGATCGGGCCGGTCACCGCCGCGGCCATCGTGGCCTGGCGGGACGCCCACGGCCGGTTCACCAGCGTCGAACAGCTCGCCGAGGTGGACGGCATCGGGCCGGCGCGGCTGGAGAAGCTGCGGGCGCTGGTTCATGTGTGA
- a CDS encoding SDR family oxidoreductase — MGTYAVTGSASGMGAQAAQRLRAAGHRVIGVDLKDAEVIADLSTPSGRAAAAAAVLDQCDGRLDGAVLAAGVGPLPGVAQCRLIFEVNYFGVVELARAWRPALAATGRAKVVVVGSNSTTTTPLVPRRAIRALLADNVDKAFGAVRVFGPLAPSLAYAASKIALSRWARRQAVTPQWAGAGIRLNVLAPGAIRTPLLEKQLATPREAKAINAFPVPVGGFGDPGHLGEWIAFMLSDYADFLCGSVIFVDGGSDAYLRPDDWPRRVPARALPRYAVKFLAFRRRR; from the coding sequence ATGGGGACCTATGCCGTGACCGGTTCGGCGTCCGGGATGGGTGCGCAGGCCGCCCAGCGATTGCGCGCGGCCGGTCACCGCGTGATCGGCGTGGACCTCAAGGACGCCGAGGTGATCGCCGATCTGTCCACGCCTTCGGGCCGGGCGGCGGCCGCGGCGGCGGTCCTCGACCAGTGCGACGGCCGGCTCGACGGGGCGGTGCTCGCGGCCGGGGTCGGCCCGCTGCCGGGGGTGGCGCAGTGCCGGCTGATATTCGAGGTGAACTACTTCGGTGTGGTCGAGCTGGCGCGGGCGTGGCGACCGGCGCTCGCCGCCACCGGCCGGGCCAAAGTCGTGGTGGTGGGCAGCAACTCGACGACGACGACCCCGCTGGTGCCGCGGCGGGCGATACGGGCGCTGCTCGCCGACAACGTCGACAAGGCGTTCGGTGCGGTGCGGGTGTTCGGTCCGCTGGCGCCGTCGTTGGCCTACGCCGCCTCCAAGATCGCGTTGTCGCGGTGGGCGCGCCGGCAGGCCGTGACCCCGCAGTGGGCGGGTGCCGGTATCCGCCTGAACGTGCTCGCACCCGGGGCGATCCGCACGCCGCTGCTGGAGAAACAGCTCGCCACACCGCGGGAGGCCAAGGCGATCAACGCGTTCCCGGTGCCGGTCGGGGGCTTCGGCGATCCCGGGCATCTGGGGGAGTGGATCGCGTTCATGCTGTCGGACTACGCCGATTTCCTCTGCGGCAGCGTGATCTTCGTCGACGGCGGATCGGACGCTTATCTGCGCCCCGACGACTGGCCGCGGCGGGTGCCGGCGCGGGCGCTGCCCCGCTACGCGGTGAAGTTCCTCGCGTTCCGGCGCCGCCGCTAG
- a CDS encoding ComEC/Rec2 family competence protein, which translates to MADDSGAPLDLRLVPAALTCWAVTAAGIRWHWVGSVVAATAAVAAVAAVGHLARRCRDDDRPRLGAIVSAVAVVGAAFTIAVGLRVEALHDHPITGRYGSVAAVVVMPSESPRPAGGSRAMFRATLRSVDGDESTGRVTVFGSADRFAGVAAGRPVGIRARIGRPGRHDLSVAVLSASGAPTWGEAAPVHRAAQRVRTGFIAAARDALPPDQAVMLPALVLGDTSALPAPARAEFRRSGLTHLTAVSGANVTIVCGAVLLTAGLVGPRLATLLAAVALLAFVIVVEPSASVLRAAVMGAVTLLAMVTHRRRQALPALSTAVLVLLLAAPELAVDVGFALSVAATAALVVIAPVWSRRLVDRGWPKPLSDALAVAAAAQLVTAPLVAGISGTVSLVAVLANLAVAPVIPPITVAGTAAAALQPLWPAGAELLIRFTGPELWWLSRVAHWTASVPGAALAVPGGPAGVAVVAVFGAVAVLSRRRPRLRWVTVAALVTVLAWTVSGPSVGHDTIMG; encoded by the coding sequence GTGGCCGACGACAGCGGGGCACCGCTCGATCTGCGGCTGGTGCCGGCGGCGTTGACCTGCTGGGCGGTCACCGCGGCCGGAATCCGGTGGCACTGGGTGGGCTCGGTGGTCGCGGCGACCGCCGCGGTCGCCGCGGTTGCGGCGGTGGGGCACCTGGCGCGGCGGTGCCGCGATGACGACCGGCCTCGGCTCGGCGCGATCGTGTCGGCGGTGGCGGTGGTGGGTGCCGCGTTCACGATCGCGGTCGGCCTGCGGGTCGAGGCGTTGCACGACCACCCGATCACCGGACGCTACGGCTCGGTCGCCGCCGTCGTCGTGATGCCCAGTGAGAGCCCGAGACCGGCCGGCGGGAGCCGGGCGATGTTCCGCGCCACGCTGCGCAGCGTCGATGGTGACGAGAGCACCGGCCGGGTGACGGTATTCGGATCGGCTGACCGGTTCGCCGGGGTCGCGGCCGGTCGGCCCGTCGGCATCCGCGCCCGCATCGGCCGGCCCGGCCGCCACGATCTGTCGGTGGCCGTGCTGTCCGCGTCCGGCGCCCCGACGTGGGGTGAGGCCGCACCCGTGCACCGGGCCGCGCAACGGGTGCGCACCGGATTCATCGCCGCGGCCCGCGATGCGCTGCCGCCCGACCAGGCGGTGATGCTGCCGGCGCTGGTGCTCGGTGACACCTCCGCGCTGCCCGCCCCGGCCCGGGCCGAGTTCCGCCGCTCGGGGCTGACCCATCTGACCGCGGTGTCGGGCGCCAACGTCACGATCGTGTGCGGTGCCGTGCTGCTCACCGCCGGGCTGGTGGGTCCGCGGCTCGCCACCCTGCTCGCCGCCGTCGCGCTGCTGGCGTTCGTCATCGTGGTCGAACCCTCGGCGAGCGTGCTGCGCGCCGCGGTGATGGGGGCCGTCACCCTGCTGGCGATGGTCACCCACCGCCGCCGCCAGGCGCTGCCGGCGCTGTCGACCGCGGTGCTGGTGCTGCTGCTCGCCGCGCCCGAACTGGCCGTCGACGTGGGATTCGCCCTGTCGGTCGCGGCCACCGCCGCGCTGGTGGTGATCGCCCCGGTGTGGTCGCGGCGCCTGGTCGACCGGGGCTGGCCCAAACCGCTGTCCGACGCGCTCGCTGTCGCCGCCGCCGCGCAACTGGTCACCGCACCGCTGGTGGCCGGGATCTCGGGCACGGTCAGCCTGGTCGCGGTGCTGGCCAATCTCGCTGTCGCACCGGTCATCCCGCCGATCACCGTGGCCGGCACGGCCGCCGCGGCGCTGCAGCCGCTGTGGCCGGCCGGCGCGGAACTGTTGATCCGGTTCACCGGGCCGGAACTGTGGTGGTTGTCGCGGGTCGCGCACTGGACCGCGAGCGTTCCGGGTGCCGCGCTGGCGGTGCCGGGTGGTCCGGCCGGAGTGGCCGTCGTCGCGGTGTTCGGTGCGGTCGCGGTGCTGAGCCGGCGCCGGCCCCGGCTCCGATGGGTGACCGTCGCCGCGCTGGTCACCGTGCTGGCGTGGACGGTGTCCGGGCCGTCAGTCGGACATGACACGATCATGGGGTGA
- the rpsT gene encoding 30S ribosomal protein S20, whose protein sequence is MANIKSQIKRNRQNERRRLRNKSVKSSLRTAVRHFREAVAAGDKEKAAELLHSTCRKLDKAASKGVIHKNQAANRKSKLAHAYHKLELAKN, encoded by the coding sequence GTGGCCAACATCAAGTCGCAGATCAAGCGCAACCGCCAGAACGAGCGGCGCCGCCTGCGCAACAAGTCGGTGAAGTCGTCACTGCGGACGGCGGTGCGTCACTTCCGCGAGGCCGTGGCCGCCGGGGACAAGGAGAAGGCCGCCGAGCTGCTGCACTCCACCTGCCGCAAGCTCGACAAGGCGGCGAGCAAGGGCGTGATCCACAAGAATCAGGCCGCCAACCGCAAGTCGAAGCTGGCGCACGCCTACCACAAGCTCGAGCTCGCCAAGAACTAG